The Triticum urartu cultivar G1812 chromosome 6, Tu2.1, whole genome shotgun sequence genome includes the window TAGCAGAATTATTTGATGTCTGCTTTCTATTACAGAATGCACAACATTTGCAAGAAAATTCAGCATTATGTAAAGTCTGCACAAAGGATAAAACTTTTGTGGTGAGGTTGGTCCGCTAGATCTCGCAATTGATTATGCCCAGTGTCATAGTATTTTTACACTGAAGTGTTGTCTACGTTCAATTTCCCTAGGTGTTGCGTGAAAGGGCAGCTTTTGGAGATTAATGATAGATTGATGAAACAGCCTGATCTGCTTAATACCTCTGTAAGTACCTATATCAGAAGGACACTTTTGATGCTTTGTTATTAGTGTGGCTTGTCGCTGTCGGTGGCATATCGTAGCAATGGTGACGCCTACATGCATAAATTGAACCACCTATATTTTTCTAGTTGGTTGGTACTGCTACCGATTGTCTCTTACTGAAGATAGTTTTCTGGTCCAGCCTTTATGATCCATGCGTATCGGAGAGATGTTTAAGTTAGTTTTTGTTTGTAAGCTCACCGTCGGTGTTGTTCCCAAGTGAGTACTGACTACTGAGTAGCACCGAAACATGAGTGCAACCTTGAGAGGAATATCTTGTCGAATTTCAGTTTAACATGTTTCTAGTAAAAAaaatcagtttaacatggataagcTTGCACTTTTGTAATATATATTATTCCATTACCTCTGTTGAAGTATTTCATGTTTTATCCAGAAGTGCCTGATGAAACCTTGCCTGTGAAGAGACAAGAGAGTCTGTGGATTCAAACAACATTTTTGATTGTGCACATTTGTTTGCTTTGTTTACTGTATTCCTTTTTTCTGAAACACAGAAAGAGACTTGAATATTTCATTAGTTAAGGAGAAATTTGATTTAGAACGTAAGATGCATAAGGCGTACTTTCCCGCAATGATTTAACCCAAATGCTTCACCCACCCAATCCCTCAAATTTCCGCTCCTTCCTTGACTTCTGCGACAATCTTTACCATATTCTGACCAGTACATGGTTTTTCCTTTTCATTTGTAGGCCGACAGAGAAGGATACATAGCAATCTTCATGCAGAAACCAGCTGACTGGCTCAAAGTGAAGGATAAATTTCTTAGCTTTGAGGAGTACAAGAACTTGAGAGGAATCTGCTGACACCAAAAGGTAGTCAGTGGTAATTTTACACCCTTTTGCTTTCCAAGACAGCGATGAACTTGGACGAGCGTGTTTCCGGAATTTGAGTTGATGCATGCTTATCAATTTCATTGAAATGCTCATAACGAACCCTATTTTCTTGCATCGTTTTTTGTCGCATGTGCATGCACATCTGATTCGTTTTTTATTTCTGCAGAAGGAATTCATGCTGGCCAATTGTGTATTCATCGTTCAATTCAGAGCCGGAGCTCAGGTCTCTTGGCCTGATCCTCGCACACAGATGCCATTCTTTTTTTAGAGTCGGAGAGCCAGCTCCAGATAACTGCATCTTTACCAACATGATATTGAAGCTGAGCCTGTTGGCTTTTCTGACAATTTAGTGGATGCATTATTCTGATAGTTTCAAACTTAATAGTCTACCGAGCTGCAGAACAAGCTTTGGAATTGAAATCATTTGAAGTTCATAGAGAGCTTATGTGCTTGACTCTGTGACTGTATAGCTTGATGGTCTCCCCACAGACAATGCTTGCGAAATGAATGTTAGTTTGATACAAACATTGTATGAGGTTCGCTTAATTTCTTCTGTCGGGAGTTCGGAGGCAGAACAGTTCATTCATTTGTAATTCTACCTGGTTTCCGACTTCCTTTCTTCTCCCCTCCTGTTCTCCTTAATTGTTTGTTCTACATATGCTATGAAATCACAATACTTCCAGAGACAACTACCAACACATTTTCTATCGTCTATTGAAACAAAAGCTCCTCCAGATTTAAGCATACAGGGTTCACATCAGATTATTGTACTATTCGAGAGGAACAACCCCGAAACACATGGATGAAGGTGGATTCATGAATTTAAACAAGGCAATGCTTCAACCAATGAATGTACAAGCAATGCACATTTGTGATTATGATCAGTTGGGCCTACAGAAAGATTGTGTTTTTGCTTGCCAAAGCTATTGCTTGGTTCAATTAATGACGAAACCCGAAAAAACGAGAATGTTTCCCTTCAAATAAACAAATCCTTTCAGACTAAATTCCTTGTGGATGATTTCATGAGCTTCTTGAGTTATACCTAATGTACAGTCATGTGCAGTGAAGGCCCAAACAACCCATTGCCAGGTCCTTGTTGTCTGTGCTGTCATACAACTCCTGTAAGGCTGGAACACATGAAGAAAAAGAGCCATCCTGAACACCAGATGCAGCATTATTTTTATCAGATCAATAACATGGAAGTTAATACGCCCTCATTACCTGAAGATCATTTTGGTTTTTCCTTCTCAAGTGTGATCTCCACTAGCTGAATATTTCCCTGTAGTGATTCAGCCTTGCACGAGGGAAGGAAAGAGAAACCATCCAGAAGCTTCAAACATTTCAAACCCCACTTCACCATCAAAAATTCAATCAAGTGATGACCACTGCGCAAAAGAATCGAGCCAATATATTAGGGCAGTAGCTCCCAGGAATTTTATCAAGTGGAGAAGGCTGAAGAATTTCTTGGAACCTGCGATTGTGGTATGTGGTGATGAACACTGCCCCAGGAGAATTTTCCAGGAGGAAGGTAACCGTCGCGAAGAGATCGTCAAATTCTAACCAAAATAGATGCAGCGGCATGTTACTTACGTAGCTCAGCCAAAGCGACAAGAATGCAAGTCAATCGGAGTAGATGAGTAGCTTACTTGCTGAATCATAAAGCACATCGGCTCCAAGAATAATATCAGGGTGCAAATCAAACACAGGTTCATCCCAATCTCCCCAGGTAAGTCCCAGTACCTGCATGGTTAAGTATGAGTTACTACTTGCACAAAGTAGAGCTGCTTTCGAAGGATGCAACCTGTAACAAATAACTTCAGATCAAAGCTTACCGTGCAGTTGGCGTTATTGAGACTGCATATTTGCCGTATATTGTCCAGTACCTGCTCATTGCCAACGAAAGCGGAAAGCTATAAGCATTGAGTCATCAATAAGTACTACTGAAAACTAAATGAAGGTCTAGCCGGGATGGGGTTGAGCTAACTTCTGCATTATGTGCAATGTCTGTCAGCGTAACATCTGCTCCAACTTTTGCAGCTACTAAACCCGGTAGCGAGGTTCCCGCACCAAGCTGTAAGCCATAGACACGAATCAGAAAAGCATAAAAATAATCAATAAATCCTTTTATTGCGGaacaaaaaatgaaaaataagaacgACACTTGCAATGCCGAGAAATTTCAAGTTGCAGAATGGAAAAATAGCTGTTCCATCCAAACAAACACAAAAAAACTCACGACAAAGGAATGTGAATTGCACCGACGCAGAGAATAAGGACCTTTTCAAAGCTCAAGCATGGAGAAGTACCCTATGTTAAGCACTGGAACTTGTTCTGTAGAGAATCTGAAGGATGATTAGTACCTCGACAACTCTGGAGCGGGAGAAGCGCGGCCTCTGCTGCCACACGTATTCCGCGAGGATGACGCTGCATGGCCAGACGAACATCCCGTAATCCTCCTCTATGTTCTGCACACCGGTTGATAAGCATGCAGTTTGTCAAGGCAGTCAAATTGAAGAAAGATAGCATTATCGCTGGAAGACATCCGTGCACCAGTCCTGGTGGCAGACGCATTTCGCCGAACGGCTGAGCTGCATCCACGAGCTGAGACGGACGAACCTCGACGATGTCGACGCGGAGGTCGTGGTCGCTCTCGGCAGAGGCGCCGCCGAAGTAGTGGCGCGAGACCGTGGTCATGCGCGGCGGCGGAgcgcgcccgggctcctcctccgcctccgaCGAGGACGCAGAAGCGGAAGCAGAGTCCATTGCGTTGCGGAAGTCGGGAAAACGCAGGCCAGGCCGGGAAATATATGTAGTGCGTATGCTACCGAAGTAATGAAAGGTGTGAGGTGCTACATCAACATAATGGGGATGTAGCTCAGATGGTAGAGCGCTCGCTTAGCATGCGAGAGGTATGGGGATCGATACCCCACTTCTCCAACTTCTTTTTCACTCCGGTTGTGGGGAGGCGAAGGTGTTTTTTTTATGGATGAGGTGTTAAGTTAGTTACAACAACTTACAAAGTACATTTCTGTTAAAACATAATTTTAGCAGAGCTCAAAAGGTATCAGTAGCTCAGTCAGTATGTACAAACGATAAGGCAGGCAACACCAATTTGATATAAATAAATGTCCTGTTTTTATATAAACACAATAAAACGCCGATGATAGCATGCATCATACATCCTTTTCCTTATAAGCACTGTTAAGTTAGTTACAACAACTTACAAAGCACATTTCTGTTAAAACATAATTTTAGCAGAGCTCAAAAGGTATCAGTAGCTCAGTCAGTATGTACAAACGATAAGGCAGGCAACACCAATTTGATATAAATAAATGTCCTGTTTTTATATAAACACAATAAAACGCCGATGATAGCATGCATCATACATCCTTTTCCTTATAAGCATGTTAAGTTAGTTACAACAACTTACAAAGCACATTTCTGTTAAAACATAATTTTAGCAGAGCTCAAAAGGTATCAGTAGCTCAGTCAGTATGTACAAACGATAAGGCAGGCAACACCAATTTGATATAAATAAATGTCCTGTTTTTATATAAACACAATAAAACGCCGATGATAGCATGCATCACACATCCTTTTCCTTATAAGCACTGTCAAGAAACTGGAGGATCTTTATGCAAGCAGAAGTAAGAAATCGCTTCATCTCGCTCCCATGCCGTTTCCTCCGGAGACCCAAGGGCTCCAAACCCTAGCCGCGGTTGGGCTCTTACTTCATCACCCTTGCCATCACTGTCGCCGGCCTCATCTGCGGTGCTAGTGGGCCTCATTCCCAAAGGGGACAGGCCCCCGTGGTAGGGGGGCTCGGAACCTAGGGTGGTGACCTTGGGACGGTTGTGGTGTCGCGACTTACTCTGGCGTGGGGGTGGGGTGTTGTGAGCGGGCGACGGACTGTTGGCTTGCTGGAGGTGGTGGCAACGCAATGGGTGGAGGTTTTGTCATGGGCATGCGTGGCTCCTTATTGTTGCGTGCTCCGGCGTTTGTGGATTTTGCCACCTTCGTCCAAATCCAGCTTTCGACCATACTTTTCGGTGCCCACTGCTATGATACGTATCTAGTGGTGTGCAGGGTTAGATTGTTGGGGTGGCAAAAATGTTGATATGTGTGATTTTGGGCGGCGCAATCGATGGTGATGTGTGGCATCCCAGGCAAAAGCTCTATTCTAGCTCTTCGCCGGAACTAACGATTGTGAAACCTTCTAGTGTCGCTTACCTCCATGGTGGCATCGTTTGATAGAGCTATGTCACTTCGTCCTGGTTTGTGAATCTCCGGGGAAACCACAGATCCATATGAATCCGTCGATGGCAACACTTTGTGCGCCGCTCCCCTCCTTGGGGGCATCGACTTGGAGCCTCTCTGCTTGGCGTCATCTAGGAACGGGTTGTTCAGTTGTGGTGGTGTGGGTGTTTTGCCTCTTATCTATTGATATCGTCTCCTAGCGTGGCCCGAAGGTGCTAGAGTTTGCCTTGTGCAATCACGGTGGTGGGTGTGTAGAGCAAAGCAATTCGGGTGTGGACTCCACTCCATGATGGCCATCAATTTTGTTGGTGGGTATCATTGTTGTGTTGTAACCTCGACTGTATGTGGCCCTTCATCCAGGTGTGCATCCGGTTGCTTGTTGCCTTTCAACTGTGTGTGGTCAGATTGTTTGGTCTTGGGTGATTGGAGCCCTTCTTCTACGGTGGTGGTGTTTATGGTGCAACTTCCCGTTGGTGAGGATGTTGTAAGAAGATGGCCCTCCATTTATTTCTTCCTTTCGATGCTTGCCTGTTGTTGTCTCAACACATCTTCTCCTTTTCTATCTTACAACCGTCGTTATTTGTTATTTTCTTCCTTTTATTCCCTTGCAATTTCACGGTTGCATCAATTTCTACGCTTAACGAATGAAATCCAATGCGGATATAGTTCGTGAAGAAAAAGAAGAATCTGAACGGGTAATTCTTGGTATTGACAAAGTCACCACAGAGCTGAAAGAACATTGCCAGAAGATCACAATTATATTCGAAACAATGTGAGCACATGTGCCAAGTCTAAAAATTAAACCCATAATAGATTAGTTTCATCACAATGAATCTAACCATCTGGGTTACGTTCAGTTCACATAAGGGTATTGGTTAGTTGGATTGGTTTGAGCTGATTAAAAAGGTGAAAGTCCCTATTATTCGTTTTATGCAAGCTACATATCCAACAGGAAAAAATCGAGTGCATGACAATATACTTGATAGTGTCTTAAATTTAATGTGTGTACGTGTGTCATGCGACGCTAGTTTGCTTCTATGTACATATCATTTGTTGCCATATGTGGAAATCATAGTTTTGCCATCGGTCCATGGATTCGGTTTTGGTTGAAATAATTTCAGCTAACACCAATAGAAACCACCTGTGTTGATTTTATTTGAAAACTAACTCAAAAAATATGTCAATCGATTTTTTCAGTGAACTGACTCAAGAATTCTTTTTTATTATACACATTATCCATAGAGAAATAGCCAGCCCTAGTTGCTTAAGCGCTTCCCTCTATCCACCACTTAGGATAATGCCAACTTGAAAACATCCAACTTCAAGGAAACGTATCTCCCTCATAGTTCAAATGCTAGTCCCACTCCCTCATTCTCTCCCCAGCACCTCCACTACGAAGATCATGTGCCTACTATTGACATTTAGCCCTGCGACTCCCAAGCCAGTGAGACGTTCTAAACATATATACTTTTTTGAACATTTTTGTTAGGCTTTCCCTATAGACTTTCTAAATTGAATGAAAACTAATGGGACAGATGAT containing:
- the LOC125512647 gene encoding histone-arginine methyltransferase METTL23-like, coding for MDSASASASSSEAEEEPGRAPPPRMTTVSRHYFGGASAESDHDLRVDIVENIEEDYGMFVWPCSVILAEYVWQQRPRFSRSRVVELGAGTSLPGLVAAKVGADVTLTDIAHNAEVLDNIRQICSLNNANCTVLGLTWGDWDEPVFDLHPDIILGADVLYDSAKFDDLFATVTFLLENSPGAVFITTYHNRSGHHLIEFLMVKWGLKCLKLLDGFSFLPSCKAESLQGNIQLVEITLEKEKPK